DNA sequence from the Paraburkholderia azotifigens genome:
TGTTGTGCGACGGGCTGGTATCTGTTGTGGCCGCTCGTGATTACAGGCTGCGCACTGCTTTATCTACGAGTGCGACGTGTATTCGTTTCGAGTACGAGGGCGATCCCATGAAGTTGCAATGCACGCAGGAAAACAGGTTGACAACGCATCGACGGCACGACACACTCGAATGCATGCTGACGCTCACCACCACGACATACGTCATTAAAAACCGTATTGCACGCCATCGCGGCGGGCCTATGGGAGCGTGTGTGCGTTAAATTTGCAGCAGTCGGCAAAACGATCCCAAGGCCCCGCCGGAAACGGAAGGGGCCTTTTGTTTTGGGTGTGCCTTCCGTCCCCCGGCTCAATTGACGGAGTGCATGATGGACAAGGCTTGCCAGCAGTTCACCGATGACGAATCACTCTGCTTTTCGCGTACGCAAGAGGAGCGCTTACCCAGAGTCGTCGTTCACTTTGCAGTGCAACCCGGCGCGACGATGTCGTGGCGCGTCGAGGCGAACACCGAGCTTCATGTACAGGGTGCGCGCGTGTGGTTGACGCGCGCGGCGTCGCCATACGACCACTGGCTGCAGATCGGCGAGACGTTCCGTCTGCAGCGCGGCGAGCGCGTCTGGGTCAGCGCGGACGGCAACACGCCCGCGCAGCTTTCGCTGACGACGCATCCCGTGAAATCCCGCGGCATGCTGGTGCGTTTGCTCGAACGCTGTTCTTCGCTGGGCGCGGATATTTTTGCACCGCGCTCCCGTTGAACGCGCGCAATAAAAAAGCTCGTGCAGGGTACGAGCTTTTTTTGTTTTATACCGCGTGACGCACCGTCCAACAGCGATGCGTCACGCGATGCATCAACACGTCGATCAAACGTGCATCAAACGCGCTCGATCGCAATCGCAATGCCCTGGCCGACGCCGATGCACATCGTGCACAGTGCAAAGCGGCCTTGCGTGCGTTGCAGCTGATACATCGCCGTCGTGACGAGACGCGCGCCGCTCATGCCGAGCGGATGGCCGAGCGCAATCGCGCCGCCGTTCGGATTGACGC
Encoded proteins:
- a CDS encoding DUF2917 domain-containing protein; protein product: MDKACQQFTDDESLCFSRTQEERLPRVVVHFAVQPGATMSWRVEANTELHVQGARVWLTRAASPYDHWLQIGETFRLQRGERVWVSADGNTPAQLSLTTHPVKSRGMLVRLLERCSSLGADIFAPRSR